One Helianthus annuus cultivar XRQ/B chromosome 12, HanXRQr2.0-SUNRISE, whole genome shotgun sequence genomic region harbors:
- the LOC110895331 gene encoding protein JINGUBANG — MTLAYAKMSTKTIKVFKFFLTNLNRYIMQTREFKPPKPEPSIYPSFFFIFPSFSTHFHFHLSQPLSLHLQNPLSPNSIFHTFPNQNNMKDKQVTSLDSKTDHSSLNMAKEHPNLPFSPDQNPANRRTKLGVLFHTSEPTISPLYDQYQAAGSSSHDPTPSISPYSSPANYYMSPSPFHQTSPFSKSPWNFTFQNSPLIGSVQNNRLIGSLTREEGHVYSLASYGNLLYTGSDSRNIRVWKNLTEFSGFKSSSGLVKAIVVAGERVFTGHQDGKIRVWKYSDSKKVHKRVGSLPTTKDFIKCSMNPNNYVEVRRHRNIPWIKHYDVVSCMSLDENRGLLYSGSWDKTLRVWRLSDSKCLESVNAHDDAINAVVVGFDGLVFTGSADGSVKVWRRELVGKDTKHMLVYTLLNQETAVTSVAVNATDGVVYAGSSDGLVNFWERRKHELGHGGVMRGHKQAVLCLAAAGKLVFSGSADKSICVWRWEAGGVHSCLSVLTGHSGPVKCLAVQEHVDDDSGGGDGGWVVYSGSLDKSVKLWRVS, encoded by the coding sequence ATGACGTTAGCATATGCCAAGATGTCAACGAAAACAATCAAAGTTTTCAAATTCTTTTTGACGAATTTAAACCGATATATAATGCAAACACGCGAGTTCAAGCCACCTAAGCCAGAACCTTCTATATATCCCTCTTTTTTCTTCATTTTCCCATCATTTTCAACCCATTTCCATTTCCACTTATCTCAACCTTTATCTCTTCACCTACAAAACCCTCTTTCTCCCAATTCAATCTTTCATACTTTTCCCAACCAAAATAACATGAAAGATAAACAGGTAACAAGCTTAGATAGTAAAACCGATCATTCATCACTTAACATGGCAAAAGAGCACCCTAATCTCCCATTCTCCCCGGACCAAAACCCGGCGAACCGGCGAACCAAGCTCGGAGTCCTCTTCCACACCTCCGAACCCACCATTTCACCATTGTATGATCAATACCAAGCGGCCGGTTCGAGCTCACATGACCCAACTCCATCCATCTCTCCATACTCATCTCCTGCTAACTACTATATGTCCCCGTCCCCGTTCCACCAAACGTCGCCGTTTTCAAAGTCCCCATGGAACTTCACTTTCCAAAACTCTCCTCTCATTGGAAGCGTTCAAAATAACCGGCTGATTGGGTCGTTAACACGAGAAGAAGGACATGTTTATTCTCTAGCTTCATATGGAAACTTATTATACACGGGTTCGGATTCAAGAAATATTAGGGTTTGGAAGAATTTAACCGAGTTTTCGGGGTTTAAATCGAGTAGCGGGTTGGTTAAAGCCATTGTTGTCGCGGGTGAGCGGGTGTTTACGGGTCATCAAGACGGGAAAATTCGGGTGTGGAAGTATTCGGATTCGAAGAAGGTTCATAAACGGGTTGGGAGTTTACCTACGACTAAAGATTTTATCAAATGTTCCATGAATCCGAATAACTACGTGGAAGTACGACGTCATCGCAACATTCCGTGGATTAAGCATTACGACGTCGTTTCATGCATGAGTTTGGATGAAAACCGCGGGTTGTTATATTCGGGCTCGTGGGATAAGACGTTGAGGGTTTGGAGACTTTCGGATTCGAAATGTTTGGAATCGGTTAACGCCCATGATGACGCGATTAACGCGGTGGTGGTTGGTTTTGACGGTTTGGTTTTTACCGGTTCGGCTGACGGGTCGGTTAAGGTGTGGAGGAGGGAGTTGGTGGGGAAGGATACGAAGCATATGTTGGTTTATACCTTGTTAAATCAAGAAACGGCTGTGACGTCCGTGGCGGTGAATGCCACGGACGGTGTGGTGTACGCGGGGTCTTCGGACGGGTTGGTGAACTTTTGGGAACGGCGGAAGCACGAGTTGGGTCATGGTGGGGTTATGAGAGGGCATAAACAAGCGGTGCTTTGTCTAGCTGCCGCTGGGAAGTTGGTGTTTAGTGGGTCAGCGGATAAAAGTATTTGTGTGTGGCGGTGGGAGGCAGGCGGTGTCCATTCCTGCCTCTCGGTTTTGACCGGACACAGTGGTCCGGTCAAAT